The following DNA comes from Mastomys coucha isolate ucsf_1 unplaced genomic scaffold, UCSF_Mcou_1 pScaffold11, whole genome shotgun sequence.
TGTGTCTACACATCTCATCTCAGAGACTTTCAAAATGCTCCCACTGCTTATTCCAGGGATGCTGCTCCTTAAGAGTGACCCCGGAGAGATAATCCCAGACCACAGGAAAGACTTAAAGACCAAGTGTGGTGGTTGGTGCACCCGTtcgatcccagcactggagaggcagaagagggtgaATCACAGGCctgtgagtttcagaccagccaggactTCATAATGAGTgcctctcaaaaacaaatgaagcaaatTAAACTGAAGCCTGGTGAGTCATGCCTTGGATCCCAGCCTTGggtccctgcacttgggaggcagaggcaggcagaactcttgagtttgaagccaagcctggtctacagaaggagttccaggacagtcagggctacatagaaaaggCCTGTCTtgttaaaccaaaacaaaaaaacaaaaactcaacaacaacaaaaccgagagaaagaaattaagtttAAAACTAAAAGTGTTTAAACACCCAACTAATAAGAATTAAAGTTAACACTGAGCTGCTCAGGTGATTTATATCTGTAATCCTCCCACTGGGAATCTAAGAGAAAATCAGCTacgagttcacagccagcctgggatGGACGGCCTGTCTCAAGAAgctaaacttaaaagaaaaaaaaagataaaatacaagatTCTCAGTcttaaggatttttcttttttgtaataaCATGCTGGCTGATAAGTCAGAGTGCAGAGCTGGTAGTAGCAGCCTGGAGACCAAACAGTTGCCCAGCATATGCAGGAGTCTAAGTCCAATTCCTAGCactattaaaaaaattttaaatcagctgggcggtggtggcatacgcctttaatcccagcacttgggaggcagaggcaggtggatctctgagttcgaggccagcctggtctacagagtgagttccaggacagccagggctacacagagaaaccctgtcttgaaaaaaaaaaattaaatcaatcaaAAATCAACGAAGCAGGGTGCAAAATCTAGCTTCATGTTTGTGCCATTAGCCATGTCCAATGGGTAACTAAAACCCAGAGTGAAGACCAGCAGCGACTAGGGCACTAAGATACTTGGTGATtgtctttttcttatattttcctatatttctctaGTGTTTGAAATACTTTTGGGCTCTTTTTATAAGCACAGCAGTAGTTATTAACATTCTTGGCTGTTGTTTctgagtttgcttttttttttttaaatatttattattatatgtaagtacactgtagctgtcttcagacacaccagaagagggcgtcatatctcattatggatggttgtgagccaccatgtggttgctgggatccgaactcagagcagtcagtgctcttaactgctgagccatctctccagccccttgcttttattttaaaaaggctgGTCGTAGTTGGAGACTCAAATTCCTGCCCTGGCCCGGACTGCCCCTCTTTGTCCTTTAACCAAAAGCTAGTCACCGCCTACTTAGGTTTCCTACGTCCTGATGAATCTGTAGGCTTCATGGGCACCGTGAAGCTCAAACAAGATGGAGGGTTCTGCGACCTCTGGGACTGTTCTGAAAGGCAGTTAGTTCTCAGAGGTGGACTCAGGCCCTagcacctccctctgcctccctcacagTCCCTCTCTGGTCTTACCTGTGGCAGGTGTCTCTGAGCTGTTGAGGATTTGGGTCTGACAGGTGGGCTCTGGGCTCAGCAGGGAGACAGGTGCCGCTGGGGAAGACTGGGTTCTGGACAGGGGCCTGTGTCCAACCTGGGCCAGAGGTATCAGCACAGAGTCCCCGGGGTTTCCCTGAGAGAGCCGCCCGGCTAGATGCTGCTGCTCCCAGAGTGACACCTGAGGGAAACATGGCCACAGGCTCCAGTTTCTCAGACTTGTCCCCCTGCTCGTACCCAAAGTATAGGGACCCTCCAGATAGACTCTTTTTCTGGAGAAAttccagatgtgagctctctgACCTTTCCGAAGCCCCACACCCAGACTGATGTTCTGACTGCACAAGAATTCCTTGGGCCGAGTCTACTGTCTGAGATCACCTCTCATGGGACTACGATACTAACTACAAGCGACTGACTGCCTGAGATGCTAAATGCATGGGGACGGTCATCACcaagtgctgctgctggtggaATCCTGTTTCTCAATTCATAGAGCCCCAAGCCTCTGgctttggagatagggtctttgCAGGGGGGAATCAAGTCACACTGACGTGATTAGGTAAGTCTTCCTGGGAAAGGTTTGCTGTCCTTGTAAAAGGGACCTTTGAACAGAGGCCTGTTATAGATGCTCCTTCCTTATCCCCCAGAacacatcccctctcccacccgaCACACACCTCGATGTCACCCTTCAGCCTACAGAGCTTCAAGGTGACCAGTACCTGCCTCTCAAGGCATCTTGTGTGTCTAGTTTTTGCTGCATGGGTCCTGGCATACGGGCACTGCCTTGAACCCCATGCTGTTAATTTAAAGCCAGGGACCTGCTGCTCTCCCGCGCCTTGCCCCAGCTACCTTTGGATACAAGAGAGCCAGCTGCAGACAGAGAGCTGAAGATGGAGCATGCGTGGCTCTGTGAAAGGCCAAGAAGCAGGTACAGGGTCTACTTGAGAAAGCAGGCTGCAGGAATATAGCCAGACGCGCGCACGAACATGCGCATGCGCATCAGCACCATAGCCTGGGTCTtggtttcctcttcttcccttccccatcctaTGCCAAGCCCCAAGCCTTCTGACTGAACTTTCTTCAGGGTCCTTAGGCACAGCCATACCTGTTGGTGCTGCTGCAGAGAAATGGGGCCTCTGCTCTCAGGAGGTCCACGGCCCGACTCCCTGTGTTCCAGGCCGTCATTCGCCATAGGTCCCACTCCCCCACCATCTGTCTCTAGGTCCTCAGCCGAGGGTATCTGCCGCAGTCGGGGCTTCTCACTGGGCTTGGCAGGCCTCTGGGGAGGGGAGATGGCTGGCTGAGAAGTGGATAGAAAGGAGGGTGGGTGACGGGTAGAGGGTTGGATAAGGCGACATTCATCTTGCCAGGTCTCCTGCAGCCACTTCTCTGCCCCTCCAGGCCTTTCTTCTGCCTAAGTGCCCTTCTTTCAGTCCACAGGGGCTCGGTTAGGCACACCCTCAGCACCTCCCCTACCCAGTTCCCCTCACCTTGATCAGCTGCACATGAGGTTTGAGCCGATCCTGGCGGGGCTGCAGGGAGCCCAGCAGAGGGGAGGCAGTGGCGCTGGGGGGCAGGGGCTCTGAGCGGGTCCGGTTAAGGGGCCGATGGAGGCCTGACCCAGAGAGCCGCTCGGTGGTCAGTAAGGGCTGGGCAAAGTGGAAGGGCAAGGGCCCGAGCCCGGGCACTGGAAAGAATAAGATGGGTGTAAGGAAGGAACCCTGGGAGCCACGGAAGAAGACGGGCAAGGATTGGAGCTGGAAGGAGCGGAGGCAAGGGTTGGCAAGGGGATACAGACAGTGAGGGATTGGAAGGTGGGGTTTTTCCCAGAACTTGACCCCTTGTCGGGGTGCACAAATCCTGCCCATTCTGGGAGAAGCAGCAAGACTCACCAGTCCACAGAGGGGCATGAGAGACTGAGGGGTCCAGCAGGAGAATGGGCTGCAGGCGAGAGGGCAAGGTGCTCGCAGCCTCTGGCTCCAGACCGTGGTGCAAGAAGAGGGGAGCATGGGGGTTTCCCAGGACAGGACCCCGAGGGCCCAAAGTTGAATGGGTCCTGCGGTCACCATCAGCCTGAAAGAAAGGTAAAGTCAGAGTCggagaggattctgggagaaaCAGATGAAGGTAAGGTAACAGGATGCAGGCAGGAAAGAGGCCGGAGAAGCACGGAGTGGGGGCAGGGTGCCCCAGCCACTCACCCTGGCAGGGGCAGGCAGCCCCAGTGTGATTGCGGGCAGCAAGGACACTGTCGGCAAAGCGAACGGGGCCAGAGAAGTCTCCTGCAGCCGCAGCCGCTGGCCCAAGAGCGCCTGCCATGGGGAGCAGGGTGACGTCACCAGTCCTGGAACTCTACCCCAGGTGTGCCGTCCCCAGAACACCCAAGAGACCCTGCTAGGAACTCCCCAGACCCTGACACCTCAGGCCAGGCCACATGCTGGAAAAAGGCTGAGACTCAGAACTGCCCCCAGGAGAGCACAGTGCCCAACAAGGCCTTACCTCTGAGCCCAGGGCCGGGTTGGGGCCATGCTCGCTGTCATTGGGGGAGCTGCACCCTGACGCAGGTGTGCTGCTACTACTGGGGGAGGAATCTGAGGGCAGAGGATAAAGGAAAGCACGGTTACGGATCACAGCTCCGTCCTTTCTGGGTgcatctctgctttcttcctgggGGAACAGGTCGCTGCCGGACCACCCCTGGCCCACGGCGCCTCTAGCAGGTCTGTGAGACGCACCCGGTACTAAGTCAGCAGTCCTACGTCCACGTGGCCCAAAGAAGGGCCCACACCGTGGACCGCCACTCCAGGGCTCTTACCTCCAAGAGTCTCAGCAGGCCTCCTCCGAAGGCTGGGAGGGGCACTTTCCTTCCTGAGCAGGGGATTCTTGCGCCTCTCCAGGGATTTCTTCGGTTTGTAGCGCAGCTTCAGGTTGGGCTCAGACACTGAGGAGGAACTTGTGTCGATAGGCCAGccagccttctcttctctctccctctctctctctttgctttcttttttttcttttttcttttctttctgagacagggtttctctgtgtagccctgactgtcctggaactcactctgtagaccaggctggcctcaaactcagaaatccgcctgcctctgcctcctgagtactgggatcaaaggcatgcgccaccactgcccggttttctcgctctttctttctttcgttctttcttcctttctttcgttcttccttccttcctttctttctttttctttctttttttctttctctttctttcttNNNNNNNNNNNNNNNNNNNNNNNNNNNNNNNNNNNNNNNNNNNNNNNNNNNNNNNNNNNNNNNNNNNNNNNNNNNNNNNNNNNNNNNNNNNNNNNNNNNNNNNNNNNNNNNNNNNNNNNNNNNNNNNNNNNNNNNNNNNNNNNNNNNNNNNNNNNNNNNNNNNNNNNNNNNNNNNNNNNNNNNNNNNNNNNNNNNNNNNNNNNNNNNNNNNNgacagggtctcatgatgtagaccagggtggccacaaactcacagagatccacctgcctctgcctactgagtgccgCACTATCATGCCAGGCCTCTTCTGTGCCCTTTAGCATCCCTCCTCTATGGATTTTAGAAAAAAGGCAAAgccagtggggggggggaggaaaggagtggggtgggggaataaGCAGTGTGCTAACGGTCCCAACTCACCCCAACCCCTTACTCCTGACCTACACCTGAGGCCCTTGTTTAATCTAAGCCTCTCAGAGGTCTCTAGCTGCCCAGCTCACCTGTTTTACGCAGGGGAAAGTGTTCCGGGGGTTCAGCGGGCAGGCTGGGAACAGGAGGCAGGAAGCTGCTAAGCACGGAGCGGGCAGCTCCCTCTGTGTCCAAGGGCTCAAGAGTTCTGTGGGGCGAGTGTCGGGTGCTTCAGAAGCCCGGGAAGCCCCAAGGCCCTGCAATCTCACTGCGCAGGCGCTTTCCAGAGCTTGCCTGCCAGTGTGGAGCCAGCATGACAGGAGTCATCTCCAGGTGGCAGTAGTGGGTCACCCATGCTAATGCAGATGTTCTGCTTCCGGTATAAATCCGAAGCCTTAAGAGCTTAGGGCTCCCTGGAGACTCAGCGGCTCCTGGGCTAGGAGTCTTTTCTAAGAACCAGGGTTTCTGTGCTTATGGAGGGCCTCAGGTGAGATGTAGGGAGAAAACTGAAGGGGGGAAGAGAGCAGCTATGGGTTGAGGAGGATTGGCCAGATTATATTTAGGCACAGAAAAGAAACAGGTGATGGgtatgggggaggagaggggccaTGTGCACACCCACAAGTGCATCCTACAGGTGCACACCCACAGGTGCATCCTACAGGTGCAAACCCACAGGTGCATCCTACAGGTGCACACTCACAGGTACACACCCACAGGTGCACAACCACAGGTGCATACCCACAGGTGCACACTCGCAGGTGCACACCCACAGGTTCACACTCACAGGTGTACAACCACAGGTGCACACCCACAGGTGAATATGTAGAGAAGAGGGAGCACAGAAAGGACCTGAGGGACAGCAAACTACCTGTAGGGGATACTGGGGCTGCTGGGGTGGACTGTTCTCTCAAGGGCTGCCTGCTGTTTCTTCAGGATCACTTCAGCCAGCTTCTGCTTGACCACACTGCTGGCTACGGCACctgtagaggcagagaaatgggAAGGCTGGCAACGGTGGATAGGAAGCCTCTTAGATACATTCTCTGCAAACTTCCGAGGCCACATTTTCAGTACACGATATCTCAGGGACTCCTCAGGCAAGAGAGCTAGCTAAGCCGGAGGCCAACCCCTCCTGTGAAGCCTCTAGACACTCCCACACCTACCTCTGTTCAGAGGCAGAGCCAACAGAGGGCATCCAAGTAAATGGTGCCCTTCCCACTCATCCctcccagagacccaggcagagaagaggggagacGAGCCCGACCCTTACTTCGCTTGCTCTTGTCTTTATTGAGGAGTTGCCGAAGTTCTTGCTCCTGCTGTCCCCCCTGTAGCTCCGGCATAGGTGGGTCCATTGAGAGCTGTGGACAGAGCCGACAGCTCAGGAGGGGCAGGGGTAAAGGACAGAGCTAAGGTCGGGGGAGGCTAGAGTGTGTCGATGGAGTTCTGTCTTTACCCTCATGGGCTCAGCTGAGCGCTGTTGCAAGCCTGCTAGGAAGAGATGGCGGTGCAGGCGCTGGGGGTGCTGCAGGGTCAGCAGCGCGGGCTCTGGTGCAGGCTCCACTGTGGGCCGCTGGCCCACTCGCAGGTCCATGGGCTGGGGCTGAGAGCCTGCTGTATCTGGCTGGAGGGCAGGGCAGCCTGGGGAGACACAGCAGCAGAGTGAGGTGGAAGACCAGTCTGCAGGAACATGGTCACAGACGACTGGATCCTCTGGGGCCAACTCAACACCAGTCAAAATCCCCTCAGGGAGCCTCTTCCTCGCTTCGGCCAGTCGGCGAGCTACAGGTAGGAACTGGATTCCATTCTACCTGTGAGAAAGGAGGACTGCAGACTACAGGCATGCACCCTTCTGATTGCTGATGGCAAGAACTGAGCCATCTGACTGGACGCATGGTGTCTTCCTCTAGAATGCTTATCCGCTCGCTGTCTTGGGGCTAAGGCTACAAGATTTAATGAGATGGGGACGCAGTTCTAGGCTCCATACCCTCCTTGCCTCTGTCCTTCTGGGAGTGCGGTCAGCCTGGCTTTGCGTGGGAGCGATCAGGCAGGTAAATAGGCCCACTCTGCTCGGCCCTCAAGTTCATGGGCCTCACACACTCTCAGCTGCTACTCTCTCGCTCCCATTCTCTGTACCATTCTGGTCCTGAGATCCAGACATAGTACCCAGAGCTCACACTCAGCCCTGGCTG
Coding sequences within:
- the Hdac7 gene encoding histone deacetylase 7 isoform X2, which gives rise to MDLRVGQRPTVEPAPEPALLTLQHPQRLHRHLFLAGLQQRSAEPMRLSMDPPMPELQGGQQEQELRQLLNKDKSKRSAVASSVVKQKLAEVILKKQQAALERTVHPSSPSIPYRTLEPLDTEGAARSVLSSFLPPVPSLPAEPPEHFPLRKTVSEPNLKLRYKPKKSLERRKNPLLRKESAPPSLRRRPAETLGDSSPSSSSTPASGCSSPNDSEHGPNPALGSEALLGQRLRLQETSLAPFALPTVSLLPAITLGLPAPARADGDRRTHSTLGPRGPVLGNPHAPLFLHHGLEPEAASTLPSRLQPILLLDPSVSHAPLWTVPGLGPLPFHFAQPLLTTERLSGSGLHRPLNRTRSEPLPPSATASPLLGSLQPRQDRLKPHVQLIKRPAKPSEKPRLRQIPSAEDLETDGGGVGPMANDGLEHRESGRGPPESRGPISLQQHQQVSLWEQQHLAGRLSQGNPGDSVLIPLAQVGHRPLSRTQSSPAAPVSLLSPEPTCQTQILNSSETPATGLVYDSVMLKHQCSCGDNSKHPEHAGRIQSIWSRLQERGLRSQCECLRGRKASLEELQSVHSERHVLLYGTNPLSRLKLDNGKLTGLLAQRTFVMLPCGGVGVDTDTIWNELHSSNAARWAAGSVTDLAFKVASGELKNGFAVVRPPGHHADHSTAMGFCFFNSVAIACRQLQQHGKASKILIVDWDVHHGNGIQQTFYQDPSVLYISLHRHDDGNFFPGSGAVDEVGTGSGEGFNVNVAWAGGLDPPMGDPEYLAAFRIVVMPIAQEFAPDLVLVSAGFDAAEGHPAPLGGYHVSAKCFGYMTQQLMTLAGGAVVLALEGGHDLTAICDASEACVAALLGNKVDPLSEESWKQKPNLSAIRSLEAVVRVHRKYWGCMQRLASCPDSWLPRALGADAEVEATTALASLSVGILAEDRPSEQLVEEEEPMNL
- the Hdac7 gene encoding histone deacetylase 7 isoform X1, which gives rise to MDLRVGQRPTVEPAPEPALLTLQHPQRLHRHLFLAGLQQRSAEPMRLSMDPPMPELQGGQQEQELRQLLNKDKSKRSAVASSVVKQKLAEVILKKQQAALERTVHPSSPSIPYRTLEPLDTEGAARSVLSSFLPPVPSLPAEPPEHFPLRKTVSEPNLKLRYKPKKSLERRKNPLLRKESAPPSLRRRPAETLGDSSPSSSSTPASGCSSPNDSEHGPNPALGSEALLGQRLRLQETSLAPFALPTVSLLPAITLGLPAPARADGDRRTHSTLGPRGPVLGNPHAPLFLHHGLEPEAASTLPSRLQPILLLDPSVSHAPLWTVPGLGPLPFHFAQPLLTTERLSGSGLHRPLNRTRSEPLPPSATASPLLGSLQPRQDRLKPHVQLIKPAISPPQRPAKPSEKPRLRQIPSAEDLETDGGGVGPMANDGLEHRESGRGPPESRGPISLQQHQQVSLWEQQHLAGRLSQGNPGDSVLIPLAQVGHRPLSRTQSSPAAPVSLLSPEPTCQTQILNSSETPATGLVYDSVMLKHQCSCGDNSKHPEHAGRIQSIWSRLQERGLRSQCECLRGRKASLEELQSVHSERHVLLYGTNPLSRLKLDNGKLTGLLAQRTFVMLPCGGVGVDTDTIWNELHSSNAARWAAGSVTDLAFKVASGELKNGFAVVRPPGHHADHSTAMGFCFFNSVAIACRQLQQHGKASKILIVDWDVHHGNGIQQTFYQDPSVLYISLHRHDDGNFFPGSGAVDEVGTGSGEGFNVNVAWAGGLDPPMGDPEYLAAFRIVVMPIAQEFAPDLVLVSAGFDAAEGHPAPLGGYHVSAKCFGYMTQQLMTLAGGAVVLALEGGHDLTAICDASEACVAALLGNKVDPLSEESWKQKPNLSAIRSLEAVVRVHRKYWGCMQRLASCPDSWLPRALGADAEVEATTALASLSVGILAEDRPSEQLVEEEEPMNL
- the Hdac7 gene encoding histone deacetylase 7 isoform X3; protein product: MDLRVGQRPTVEPAPEPALLTLQHPQRLHRHLFLAGLQQRSAEPMRLSMDPPMPELQGGQQEQELRQLLNKDKSKRSAVASSVVKQKLAEVILKKQQAALERTVHPSSPSIPYRTLEPLDTEGAARSVLSSFLPPVPSLPAEPPEHFPLRKTVSEPNLKLRYKPKKSLERRKNPLLRKESAPPSLRRRPAETLGDSSPSSSSTPASGCSSPNDSEHGPNPALGSEADGDRRTHSTLGPRGPVLGNPHAPLFLHHGLEPEAASTLPSRLQPILLLDPSVSHAPLWTVPGLGPLPFHFAQPLLTTERLSGSGLHRPLNRTRSEPLPPSATASPLLGSLQPRQDRLKPHVQLIKPAISPPQRPAKPSEKPRLRQIPSAEDLETDGGGVGPMANDGLEHRESGRGPPESRGPISLQQHQQVSLWEQQHLAGRLSQGNPGDSVLIPLAQVGHRPLSRTQSSPAAPVSLLSPEPTCQTQILNSSETPATGLVYDSVMLKHQCSCGDNSKHPEHAGRIQSIWSRLQERGLRSQCECLRGRKASLEELQSVHSERHVLLYGTNPLSRLKLDNGKLTGLLAQRTFVMLPCGGVGVDTDTIWNELHSSNAARWAAGSVTDLAFKVASGELKNGFAVVRPPGHHADHSTAMGFCFFNSVAIACRQLQQHGKASKILIVDWDVHHGNGIQQTFYQDPSVLYISLHRHDDGNFFPGSGAVDEVGTGSGEGFNVNVAWAGGLDPPMGDPEYLAAFRIVVMPIAQEFAPDLVLVSAGFDAAEGHPAPLGGYHVSAKCFGYMTQQLMTLAGGAVVLALEGGHDLTAICDASEACVAALLGNKVDPLSEESWKQKPNLSAIRSLEAVVRVHRKYWGCMQRLASCPDSWLPRALGADAEVEATTALASLSVGILAEDRPSEQLVEEEEPMNL
- the Hdac7 gene encoding histone deacetylase 7 isoform X7, which translates into the protein MHSPGAGCPALQPDTAGSQPQPMDLRVGQRPTVEPAPEPALLTLQHPQRLHRHLFLAGLQQRSAEPMRLSMDPPMPELQGGQQEQELRQLLNKDKSKRSAVASSVVKQKLAEVILKKQQAALERTVHPSSPSIPYRTLEPLDTEGAARSVLSSFLPPVPSLPAEPPEHFPLRKTVSEPNLKLRYKPKKSLERRKNPLLRKESAPPSLRRRPAETLGDSSPSSSSTPASGCSSPNDSEHGPNPALGSEADGDRRTHSTLGPRGPVLGNPHAPLFLHHGLEPEAASTLPSRLQPILLLDPSVSHAPLWTVPGLGPLPFHFAQPLLTTERLSGSGLHRPLNRTRSEPLPPSATASPLLGSLQPRQDRLKPHVQLIKPAISPPQRPAKPSEKPRLRQIPSAEDLETDGGGVGPMANDGLEHRESGRGPPESRGPISLQQHQQVSLWEQQHLAGRLSQGNPGDSVLIPLAQVGHRPLSRTQSSPAAPVSLLSPEPTCQTQILNSSETPATGLVYDSVMLKHQCSCGDNSKHPEHAGRIQSIWSRLQERGLRSQCECLRGRKASLEELQSVHSERHVLLYGTNPLSRLKLDNGKLTGLLAQRTFVMLPCGGVGVDTDTIWNELHSSNAARWAAGSVTDLAFKVASGELKNGFAVVRPPGHHADHSTAMGFCFFNSVAIACRQLQQHGKASKILIVDWDVHHGNGIQQTFYQDPSVLYISLHRHDDGNFFPGSGAVDEVGTGSGEGFNVNVAWAGGLDPPMGDPEYLAAFRIVVMPIAQEFAPDLVLVSAGFDAAEGHPAPLGGYHVSAKCFGYMTQQLMTLAGGAVVLALEGGHDLTAICDASEACVAALLGNKVDPLSEESWKQKPNLSAIRSLEAVVRVHRKYWGCMQRLASCPDSWLPRALGADAEVEATTALASLSVGILAEDRPSEQLVEEEEPMNL
- the Hdac7 gene encoding histone deacetylase 7 isoform X4 — its product is MHARVRRVCTGCPALQPDTAGSQPQPMDLRVGQRPTVEPAPEPALLTLQHPQRLHRHLFLAGLQQRSAEPMRLSMDPPMPELQGGQQEQELRQLLNKDKSKRSAVASSVVKQKLAEVILKKQQAALERTVHPSSPSIPYRTLEPLDTEGAARSVLSSFLPPVPSLPAEPPEHFPLRKTVSEPNLKLRYKPKKSLERRKNPLLRKESAPPSLRRRPAETLGDSSPSSSSTPASGCSSPNDSEHGPNPALGSEALLGQRLRLQETSLAPFALPTVSLLPAITLGLPAPARADGDRRTHSTLGPRGPVLGNPHAPLFLHHGLEPEAASTLPSRLQPILLLDPSVSHAPLWTVPGLGPLPFHFAQPLLTTERLSGSGLHRPLNRTRSEPLPPSATASPLLGSLQPRQDRLKPHVQLIKPAISPPQRPAKPSEKPRLRQIPSAEDLETDGGGVGPMANDGLEHRESGRGPPESRGPISLQQHQQVSLWEQQHLAGRLSQGNPGDSVLIPLAQVGHRPLSRTQSSPAAPVSLLSPEPTCQTQILNSSETPATGLVYDSVMLKHQCSCGDNSKHPEHAGRIQSIWSRLQERGLRSQCECLRGRKASLEELQSVHSERHVLLYGTNPLSRLKLDNGKLTGLLAQRTFVMLPCGGVGVDTDTIWNELHSSNAARWAAGSVTDLAFKVASGELKNGFAVVRPPGHHADHSTAMGFCFFNSVAIACRQLQQHGKASKILIVDWDVHHGNGIQQTFYQDPSVLYISLHRHDDGNFFPGSGAVDEVGTGSGEGFNVNVAWAGGLDPPMGDPEYLAAFRIVVMPIAQEFAPDLVLVSAGFDAAEGHPAPLGGYHVSAKCFGYMTQQLMTLAGGAVVLALEGGHDLTAICDASEACVAALLGNKVDPLSEESWKQKPNLSAIRSLEAVVRVHRKYWGCMQRLASCPDSWLPRALGADAEVEATTALASLSVGILAEDRPSEQLVEEEEPMNL
- the Hdac7 gene encoding histone deacetylase 7 isoform X6; amino-acid sequence: MHSPGAGCPALQPDTAGSQPQPMDLRVGQRPTVEPAPEPALLTLQHPQRLHRHLFLAGLQQRSAEPMRLSMDPPMPELQGGQQEQELRQLLNKDKSKRSAVASSVVKQKLAEVILKKQQAALERTVHPSSPSIPYRTLEPLDTEGAARSVLSSFLPPVPSLPAEPPEHFPLRKTVSEPNLKLRYKPKKSLERRKNPLLRKESAPPSLRRRPAETLGDSSPSSSSTPASGCSSPNDSEHGPNPALGSEALLGQRLRLQETSLAPFALPTVSLLPAITLGLPAPARADGDRRTHSTLGPRGPVLGNPHAPLFLHHGLEPEAASTLPSRLQPILLLDPSVSHAPLWTVPGLGPLPFHFAQPLLTTERLSGSGLHRPLNRTRSEPLPPSATASPLLGSLQPRQDRLKPHVQLIKPAISPPQRPAKPSEKPRLRQIPSAEDLETDGGGVGPMANDGLEHRESGRGPPESRGPISLQQHQQVSLWEQQHLAGRLSQGNPGDSVLIPLAQVGHRPLSRTQSSPAAPVSLLSPEPTCQTQILNSSETPATGLVYDSVMLKHQCSCGDNSKHPEHAGRIQSIWSRLQERGLRSQCECLRGRKASLEELQSVHSERHVLLYGTNPLSRLKLDNGKLTGLLAQRTFVMLPCGGVGVDTDTIWNELHSSNAARWAAGSVTDLAFKVASGELKNGFAVVRPPGHHADHSTAMGFCFFNSVAIACRQLQQHGKASKILIVDWDVHHGNGIQQTFYQDPSVLYISLHRHDDGNFFPGSGAVDEVGTGSGEGFNVNVAWAGGLDPPMGDPEYLAAFRIVVMPIAQEFAPDLVLVSAGFDAAEGHPAPLGGYHVSAKCFGYMTQQLMTLAGGAVVLALEGGHDLTAICDASEACVAALLGNKVDPLSEESWKQKPNLSAIRSLEAVVRVHRKYWGCMQRLASCPDSWLPRALGADAEVEATTALASLSVGILAEDRPSEQLVEEEEPMNL
- the Hdac7 gene encoding histone deacetylase 7 isoform X5, whose protein sequence is MDLRVGQRPTVEPAPEPALLTLQHPQRLHRHLFLAGLQQRSAEPMRLSMDPPMPELQGGQQEQELRQLLNKDKSKRSAVASSVVKQKLAEVILKKQQAALERTVHPSSPSIPYRTLEPLDTEGAARSVLSSFLPPVPSLPAEPPEHFPLRKTVSEPNLKLRYKPKKSLERRKNPLLRKESAPPSLRRRPAETLGDSSPSSSSTPASGCSSPNDSEHGPNPALGSEADGDRRTHSTLGPRGPVLGNPHAPLFLHHGLEPEAASTLPSRLQPILLLDPSVSHAPLWTVPGLGPLPFHFAQPLLTTERLSGSGLHRPLNRTRSEPLPPSATASPLLGSLQPRQDRLKPHVQLIKRPAKPSEKPRLRQIPSAEDLETDGGGVGPMANDGLEHRESGRGPPESRGPISLQQHQQVSLWEQQHLAGRLSQGNPGDSVLIPLAQVGHRPLSRTQSSPAAPVSLLSPEPTCQTQILNSSETPATGLVYDSVMLKHQCSCGDNSKHPEHAGRIQSIWSRLQERGLRSQCECLRGRKASLEELQSVHSERHVLLYGTNPLSRLKLDNGKLTGLLAQRTFVMLPCGGVGVDTDTIWNELHSSNAARWAAGSVTDLAFKVASGELKNGFAVVRPPGHHADHSTAMGFCFFNSVAIACRQLQQHGKASKILIVDWDVHHGNGIQQTFYQDPSVLYISLHRHDDGNFFPGSGAVDEVGTGSGEGFNVNVAWAGGLDPPMGDPEYLAAFRIVVMPIAQEFAPDLVLVSAGFDAAEGHPAPLGGYHVSAKCFGYMTQQLMTLAGGAVVLALEGGHDLTAICDASEACVAALLGNKVDPLSEESWKQKPNLSAIRSLEAVVRVHRKYWGCMQRLASCPDSWLPRALGADAEVEATTALASLSVGILAEDRPSEQLVEEEEPMNL